GCGTCAGCCGTTCGGCCTTGACCGCATCCGGCACCTGGTCCGTAAACCCCGCCGCCGGCGTCCGGGGGCGCGGCGAGTAGCGGAACGCGAAGAGGCTGTCGTACCCCACGGTCTCCACCATTTCGACCGTAGCCGCCAAGTCTTCCTCCTCCTCACCCGGGAAACCGACGATGAGGTCCGTCGAGAGGGCGATCCCCGGAACCGTCTCCTTCAGCTCGGCGATCAGCTCGAGGTACCGGGCCCGCGTGTACCCACGGTTCATCCGCTGGAGGATCCGGTCTGACCCGGACTGGAGCGGCAGGTGCAGGTACTCGCACACCTTTGGGACGTCCGCCATGGCGCGGATCAGCCGCGACGTGAGATTGACCGGGTTGGAGGTCACGAAGCGGATCCGCTCGATACCGGGAACCTCGTTCACCTGCTCGAGGAGCGCGGCCAGGTCCGTCGCCGGCAGGAGGTCTTTGCCGTAAGCGTTCACGTTCTGCCCCAGGAGCGTCACCTCGCGATAGCCCTGGTCGGCGAGGCCGCGGATCTCGGCGAGGATGGACTCCGCCGGGTGGCTCCGCTCGCGCCCGCGCGTGTACGGCACGACGCAGAACGTGCAGAACTTGTCGCACCCCTCCATGACGGTGACGAACGCCTTCAGGCGGTCGGTCGGCTGGGACCTGGCCGTGATCTTGACGAGCGGTGCCTCTCCGGTTTCCAGCACCGGGCGGCGTTCGCGCTTGACCCGCTCGACGAGCTCGCCGACGCGGGAAATCGCCGGGGACCCGAAGACCAGGTCAACGACGGGCGCACGCTCCATGATCGCCGTCTGGCGAAGCTGGGCCATGCAGCCCATGACGCCGATGATCAGGTCCGGGTTCTTCAGCTTGAGCGGCTTGAGCTGGCCGAGCTTGGAAAAGACCTTCTCTTCGGCCTTCTCACGGATGGCGCAGGTGTTCAACAGGATGAGATCAGCCTCCTCCTCGTGGTCGGTCAAATCGTAGTCGCGCACGGCTTTCAGGAGGCCGGCCACACGCTCCGAGTCGTACTCGTTCATCTGGCAGCCGTAGGTGATGAGGTGGAGCTTGGCCATGAGGAAAAATCGAAACCGCCTGTAATTGTAGAAGTTACCTTACCATCGCGAGGTGGGGTTGTCAACAAACCGGCGGCCTGGCGCGGCCCTCGGGGGGTAACTCGCCCACGCTGACGCCCGTGTTCCCGCCGCTCGACGTACGCCCAAGCGTGCCGAGCGGTCGGCGGGGCCGTGCGGGCGGACGGTGGACTACTTGGCCAGCGCCTTCGCGCGCGTGCCGCGACCGTTCCAGACCAGCGGGGGCTTGACCTCGAACCGCTTCTCGAGGCGGGCCCGACGTTCCTTCCAGCCTTCCTGGTACTCGAGCTCGTCCTCGTGGAGCGTCGCCGGCTGCTTGATGCCGTGGGCGGTCCTGAACTGGACGGCTAGCTCCGACGCGCGCTGCCGGACGTAGTCCCAGGGTGTACCCAGCGCGAACTGATCGGACACGGCGCCGATGCGCCCGGTGTGAATGTTCACCGACAGCGTGACGGCCGAGAGAATGGGCCCGGACCAGTAAGACGTCTGCCAGTTGATCGGCACCGGAAGCACGTGCAGGTTGTGGCTGCCCCGACAGTCGCCGGCCACCATGGGACACGCGGCCCAGGGCGACGTGATCTCACCCGGCGCCGGCCAGTCCCCCTGGGCAAAGGCCAGGAGCACCGGGTCGTCCTTGCCGCCGTAGGTGAAGCCCTTCTTGGTCTTGATGTTGTGCAGGCGCTCCGCGGAGCAGATGTAGCCGAGCTGGGCTTGCCCGCCCTTCTCGTCTCGACTCCAGATCCGGGCGACGACGAACCGGGAGGACCGGCAGAGCCCCTCGATGTCGAAGAGATCCTCGGGCGAGCGCAGCGTGATGACACGCTCCTGGAGGCCCTTGGCCAGCTCCTCCATCTTGCCGTCGAGGGCCTTCTGGTCGCGCGGGTGCGCGCCCGCCTCGATCGCCTGCGCTTTCGTGTCGAGGTCCACGATTTCCATGACGTAGCCGCGTTTCATGCTCGAGGAGGCGATCACGAGCCCGGAGTTGAAGCGGGGCAGCAGGTAGGCGCCGGTGGCGTAGTAGTTGAACGCCATCGGCTCGGTCTTGTCGGCAAAGGAGACCAGCACCGTCTGGGATGGGTTCTCAGGCCGGAGGGGCAAGGGGAGCGCGACCGTTGCGGGGCCGGCCCCGCGGAGGTTCCCGGTGAAGGCGTCGGCGATCAGGTCCTGCCCGGGGCCGTACAGCCCGAGCTCCCGCGCCTTGTCGGCGCCTTCGGTCAGGGCATCCCACAGCAGCTCGTCGATCACGGACATCGGCACGTTCTCCGACATGATCCCGGTGATGCCTACGTCGTCTCCCGTGTGCGTCACCATCAGCGAGCTGAAGATCGGTTCGCCCTGGAACGCGTTGTTTTCCAGGACAAACCGGGTGACCACCGACTTGACTTCGTCCGCGGCCACGACGTGCCCGCCCACACCACCCACGTCGCACTTCGTCGCCTTGACGAACCGCTGGATCAGCTCCGGCTTCCTGGCGAACACGTACGACTTGTACGAGAAAATGTTGGGCGTGTTCGTCAGGGGGATCTTGTCGGCCGTGGTCTGCGGGAGCCCTTCCAGGTTGTCCTTGGACTGGTGGTAGGCTGCCAGCGGAACCCGCCCCTTGCCGTTCCCGGGCCCGTACCTCTTCTGGTTCGGCATGCGTGGCCTCCTCGGCAAAATGTGTTGGCAATTACCAGCTTAGGGCGGTAGAATTATTCGTGTCAAGCAAAAAATCCTACGATCTGAAAGTAATTTCAATGGCGGGAGAGCTGGCGAGCCGGCAGGAACTGCGGGAGATGGTGCAATGCCTGGAGCTGTACTATCGCCAGCAAAAGCACCAAAAGGAGATCGCGAGCGCGCTCGGACTGTCCTCCTCGAAGGTGTCACGGCTCCTGAAGCGGGCCTTCACGGAGGGGCTGATCCGGGTCGAGCTGGACTTGCCGCAGAACCCCCGGCTCGAGGCGGCCCTGGTCCAGCGCTTCGGGGTCCGCGACGCCGTCGTCGTCCCGACGGGCGGTGAGCACGATGTCAAGGAGGAGCTCGGGGCAGCGGCGGCCCGGTACTTCGAGAAGGTGGCGGCCAACGGCATCTCGGTGGGGCTCTCGTGCGGTTTCACGCTCTACCACACGATCCGCCACCTGCGCGAGCGGAAGTTCCGCGACCTGCGGCTCTACCCGCTTTCGGGCGAGTGCACGCTGAAGCTCGTGGACCTCTTCCCGAACACCCTGGTGGGGATGATGGCCGCGAAGTACCGTCCGCACGTGAGCGCGTACGCGCTCCCCGTTCAGCTGGTCGGGCCTCTCCGCGAGATCGAGGCCGAGCGCCGGCGGTTGCTCAAGAACGCGGAGATCCGGCGGATCTACGCGCAGGCGCAGGACGTCCAGATCGCCCTGGTCGGGATCGGGATGATCGGCGAGGACACGCCGGGGTTCTGCTCGCTGGCCGAGTCCTACGGGGTCAGCGTCAAGAAGCTTCGGGCGCTGGGCGTCGTGGGGGAGATCAACTACCAGCCCTTCGACAGCCGGGGCGACGTGTTCGACCGCCGGGAGCTGAGGGGTCTGACCCGGCGCGTGCTGGCGGTGTCGGCGGAACGGCTCCGCGAGATGTCCCGGGTCTTCGGCAGGTATGTCATCGCCGTCGCGGGCGGGCGGCCGAAGCTCGCCGCGATCCAGGGAGCACTCCGGGGCCACTTCATGAATGTCCTGATCACCGACGAGGACACGGCCCTGAGGCTCATCGAGGGGCGCCACCCCGCGGCGTAGGAGCGTGTCGGAGTAATACCCTTCGAGCGCGGGCTTCGCCCGCGCAACCGATTCCTGGGGGAGGCCTCGGAGGGGGCCGTCGAGGCCCCCTCCGATTGCCGTAGCCCGCTCCGTCCCGGCGTGGCCGGGCCTTCTACACCGCTTCCTCGACGACTCCCATCCGCCTGAACTTCTCCTGCCGCTGCCGGACCAGCTCCTCGGGCGGCTTTGAGCGAAGCCCCCAGAGCTGATCTTTGAGGGCCTGCTTCACGGCGGCGGCAGTCGCTTCCCAGTTCCGGTGCGCGCCACCGACGGGCTCCGGCACGATCCCGTCGATGACCCCGAGCCGCAGCAGGTCCGGAGCGCTGAGCCGGAGGAGCTCCGCGGCTTCCGGAGCCCGGGAGGCATCCCCCCACAGGATCGCCGCACACCCTTCCGGCGAGATCACCGAGTAGATCGCGTACTCGAGCATCAGCACGCGGTCGCCGAGCGCGACGGCAAGCGCGCCCCCGCTCCCCCCCTCACCCGTCACCACGCAGACGATCGGGGTCCGGAGCGCGGCCATTTCCGCAAGGTTCCGCGCGATCGCCTGGGCCTGGCCGCGCTCTTCGGCGCCGACCCCGGGAAACGCGCCCGGCGTGTCGACGAACGTGAAGACCGGCTTCGCGAACTTTTCGGCGAGCTTCATCAGCCGCAGCGCCTTCCGGTACCCCTCGGGATGCGGCATCCCGAAGTTCCGCGCGAGGTTCTCACGCGTATCCCGCCCCTTCTGGTGCCCGAGGACGACCAGCGACTCGCCTTCGAACCGCGCGAGCCCCCCAACGATGGCCTTGTCGTCGCCGTACAGCCGGTCGCCGTGGAGCTCGACGAAGTCGTCCAGGATCAGCTTGAAGAAGTCCAGGGTACGGGGACGCTTGGGGTGGCGGGCGAGCTGTGTCCGTTGCCACGCGGTGAGGTTCGCGTAGATCTTGTGCTGGAGTCGGGCGAGGCGCTCCTCGAGGCGCAGGATCTCGTCGCGCGCCGCAAGCGGGTCCTGGCCGGCCCGGAGCTCCGCGATCCGGGTCTCCAGGTCCAGAATCGGCTTCTCGAAGTCAACGTCCGCGCGCATGCTCGACGAGGAGACTCCCCGGCCCCAGCAGGGCTTCCACCTTCGTCGTTAGCTCCGGGACGGGGTCCACAGATAGCTCCCGGGCCAGGATCACTACCTCCTGCTCGGGAAGGAGCAGGTGCAGAAACAGCGGCACGCTCCCGCGATGCTCGGCGCAACAGGCCCTGATCTGCTCCAGGAGCGTGTCGGCATCCCCCCGGACGCGAACGCGGATCCGGCACG
The DNA window shown above is from Candidatus Rokuibacteriota bacterium and carries:
- the miaB gene encoding tRNA (N6-isopentenyl adenosine(37)-C2)-methylthiotransferase MiaB is translated as MAKLHLITYGCQMNEYDSERVAGLLKAVRDYDLTDHEEEADLILLNTCAIREKAEEKVFSKLGQLKPLKLKNPDLIIGVMGCMAQLRQTAIMERAPVVDLVFGSPAISRVGELVERVKRERRPVLETGEAPLVKITARSQPTDRLKAFVTVMEGCDKFCTFCVVPYTRGRERSHPAESILAEIRGLADQGYREVTLLGQNVNAYGKDLLPATDLAALLEQVNEVPGIERIRFVTSNPVNLTSRLIRAMADVPKVCEYLHLPLQSGSDRILQRMNRGYTRARYLELIAELKETVPGIALSTDLIVGFPGEEEEDLAATVEMVETVGYDSLFAFRYSPRPRTPAAGFTDQVPDAVKAERLTRLLQVANRVAIERNLALEGRTLEVLVDGVSKKNPRELSGRTRCNRVVNFDGQGRNRYGELVRVTITQAMPHSLRGELV
- a CDS encoding fructose 1,6-bisphosphatase: MPNQKRYGPGNGKGRVPLAAYHQSKDNLEGLPQTTADKIPLTNTPNIFSYKSYVFARKPELIQRFVKATKCDVGGVGGHVVAADEVKSVVTRFVLENNAFQGEPIFSSLMVTHTGDDVGITGIMSENVPMSVIDELLWDALTEGADKARELGLYGPGQDLIADAFTGNLRGAGPATVALPLPLRPENPSQTVLVSFADKTEPMAFNYYATGAYLLPRFNSGLVIASSSMKRGYVMEIVDLDTKAQAIEAGAHPRDQKALDGKMEELAKGLQERVITLRSPEDLFDIEGLCRSSRFVVARIWSRDEKGGQAQLGYICSAERLHNIKTKKGFTYGGKDDPVLLAFAQGDWPAPGEITSPWAACPMVAGDCRGSHNLHVLPVPINWQTSYWSGPILSAVTLSVNIHTGRIGAVSDQFALGTPWDYVRQRASELAVQFRTAHGIKQPATLHEDELEYQEGWKERRARLEKRFEVKPPLVWNGRGTRAKALAK
- a CDS encoding acetyl-CoA carboxylase carboxyltransferase subunit alpha, producing the protein MRADVDFEKPILDLETRIAELRAGQDPLAARDEILRLEERLARLQHKIYANLTAWQRTQLARHPKRPRTLDFFKLILDDFVELHGDRLYGDDKAIVGGLARFEGESLVVLGHQKGRDTRENLARNFGMPHPEGYRKALRLMKLAEKFAKPVFTFVDTPGAFPGVGAEERGQAQAIARNLAEMAALRTPIVCVVTGEGGSGGALAVALGDRVLMLEYAIYSVISPEGCAAILWGDASRAPEAAELLRLSAPDLLRLGVIDGIVPEPVGGAHRNWEATAAAVKQALKDQLWGLRSKPPEELVRQRQEKFRRMGVVEEAV